One part of the Drosophila teissieri strain GT53w chromosome 3R, Prin_Dtei_1.1, whole genome shotgun sequence genome encodes these proteins:
- the LOC122619287 gene encoding neurexin-1 isoform X6 → MKAPHSATYQDNYADAAMTARTRPNMDRDQQRNRNPAELRLLPAQRTSTSAFESPDLRFNKARRRRRSEQVPPVVVEYRRSYRVLIVSALLVSLAASFVTLSAGFQLDGSQNSFYTFRKWYTGLNGTLELEFKTEQPNGLVLYTDDGGTYDFFELKLVEGALRLRYNLGGGAQIITVGRELHDGHWHKVQVLRNDEQTSLIVDGVSQQRSTKGKEFQFGKFASNSDVYVGGMPNWYSSKLALLALPSVIFEPRFRGAIRNLVYADQPGGSTRRQEIKQQRDIKCGDVPCDHGELPARERPLRGVRGGNTTDACERNDPCQHGGICISTDSGPICECRNLEYDGQYCEKEKAPSEATFRGTQFLSYDLGQTGAEPIVSAQDAISFYFRTRQPNGLLFYTGHGTDYLNLALRDGGVSLTMGLANGKQEMHIKPSKVRFDDHQWHKVTVHRRIQEISSITSFCRLVTVVDDVYTDHSHIAGKFTMLSSSRVYVGGAVNPRALLGARVHTNFVGCLRKVEFSADTLNLNLIDLAKSGSKLIQVAGNLEYQCPSGDPQDPVTFTTRESHLVLPPWETGKQSSISFKFRTKEPNGIIVLATGSKQPRAKNPVLIAIELLNGHIYIHLDLGSGASKVRASRRRVDDGDWHDLILRRNGRDAKVSVDGVWNDFRTPGDGTILELDGHMYLGGVGPAYNSVSWPAAIWTATLRQGFVGCLRDLVLSGKAIDIAAFARVQDSASVKPSCHVQGNVCNGNPCLNGGTCLEGWNRPICDCSATLYGGPTCGRELATLAFNGSQHMTIWLGNGQGTKTQTEELVIRFKTSRPAGLLLLTSAESNSPDRLEIALVAGRVRASVRLSDREKNLLAGQSVLNDNNWHTIRFSRRASNLRLQVDGAPPVRGMLSETILGRHSTMEIRSVHLGGLFHAEEEIQMTSTMPNFVGQMQGLVFNGQRYLDIVKSLGPELSALPSATFKLTARFVNSPAGQPYHAATFRSKHSYVGLAMLKAYNSISIDFRFKTVEPNGLLVFNGGRRNDFVAVELVNGHIHYTFDLGDGPVTMRDKSRIHMNDNRWHQVSIRRPGPKTHTLTVDDSFEIISLTGNNMHLELAGILYIGGVFKDMYSKLPASISSRSGFEGCLASLDLGDASPSLTSDAVVPSSLVVSGCEGPTKCSQNACANRGNCVQQWNAYACECDMTSYTGPTCYDESIAYEFGNNKGMVQYTFPENAQADTEEDNIALGFITTRPDAVLLRVESATTQDYMELEIVEGNIFMVYNIGSVDLPLGEIGTKVNDNAYHVVRFQRKGGNATLQLDDYNVQALTPQSHHSTVFNTMSNVQVGGKFSRNGRTRIERPFAGVIAGLSVNKLRILDLAVERDPHITIRGDVQLVTGVLDRNDLQRMQQTLNSTRQTPASGYPGALDDLIFSGAGSGCRGDDEDECTPPFESGSGDDLITPVYVPPTKQTTTSQQGNSLSTGGSSSGGVITNGTERACDDEDCVHGSGDYGETTEQFTSTSTARGSECEIAFIFLTVIAPWILCKFP, encoded by the exons ATGAAGGCGCCACATAGTGCAACATATCAGGATAACTATGCTGATGCGGCCATGACAGCCAGGACACGGCCGAACATGGACAGGGATCAGCAGCGAAATCGAAATCCGGCGGAGCTGAGGCTCCTACCCGCCCAGCgcacctccacctccgcctTTGAATCCCCCGACTTGCGGTTCAACAAGGCTCGCCGCCGGCGGAGAAGCGAGCAAGTGCCTCCCGTGGTCGTCGAATACCGTCGCTCCTACCGCGTGCTCATCGTCAGTGCCCTGCTGGTCAGTCTGGCGGCCAGTTTCGTGACCCTCAGCGCCGGATTCCAACTGGACGGCTCGCAGAACTCCTTCTACACCTTCCGCAAGTGGTACACCGGACTGAATGGCACCCTCGAACTGGAGTTCAAGACGGAACAGCCCAACGGATTGGTTCTCTACACCGACGACGGCGGCACCTACGACTTCTTCGAACTGAAGCTGGTGGAAGGAGCACTCCGCCTGCGATATAACCTTGGTGGCGGTGCCCAGATCATCACTGTGGGTCGGGAACTGCACGACGGCCACTGGCACAAGGTGCAGGTCCTGCGGAACGATGAGCAGACCTCGCTTATCGTGGACGGCGTTTCGCAGCAGCGGTCTACCAAGGGCAAGGAGTTCCAGTTCGGCAAGTTCGCAAGCAACTCGGACGTCTATGTGGGCGGTATGCCCAACTGGTACAGCAGCAAGCTGGCGCTGCTCGCCCTGCCATCCGTCATCTTCGAGCCGCGTTTCCGTGGCGCCATCCGCAACCTGGTCTACGCGGACCAACCTGGCGGCTCCACCAGGCGCCAGGAGATCAAGCAGCAGCGCGACATCAAGTGCGGCGATGTGCCCTGCGATCACGGCGAGCTGCCCGCCCGTGAAAGGCCGCTCAGG GGTGTTCGGGGCGGCAACACAACCGATGCCTGCGAGCGGAACGATCCTTGCCAGCACGGCGGCATCTGCATATCCACTGATTCCGGTCCAATTTGCGAGTGTCGAAACCTCGAGTACGATGGCCAGTATTGTGAGAAGGAGAAGGCGCCATCGGAAGCAACGTTCCGCGGTACACAGTTCCTCTCCTACGACTTGGGCCAGACGGGCGCCGAGCCGATAGTGAGTGCCCAGGATGCCATATCCTTCTATTTCCGCACCCGCCAGCCGAACGGTCTGCTCTTCTACACGGGCCACGGCACGGACTATCTGAATCTGGCGCTGCGGGATGGAGGCGTCTCCCTGACCATGGGCCTGGCCAATGGCAAGCAGGAGATGCACATCAAACCCTCGAAGGTGCGCTTCGACGACCACCAGTGGCACAAGGTCACTGTGCACCGTCGCATTCAGGAGATCTCCTCCATAACCAGCTTCTGTCGG CTGGTTACCGTGGTGGATGATGTCTATACGGATCACTCTCACATTGCCGGCAAATTCACCATGCTCTCCTCCTCGCGGGTTTACGTTGGCGGCGCTGTTAATCCCCGGGCTCTTTTGGGCGCCCGTGTGCACACCAACTTCGTGGGATGCCTGCGCAAAGTGGAGTTCTCGGCGGATACGCTTAATCTGAACCTCATTGACCTGGCCAAGAGCGGCTCCAAGCTGATCCAGGTAGCTGGCAATCTGGAATACCAGTGCCCCAGTGGGGATCCACAGGATCCCGTGACCTTCACCACTCGCGAATCGCATTTG GTCCTTCCTCCCTGGGAAACTGGCAAGCAGAGTTCCATAAGCTTCAAATTTCGCACCAAGGAGCCGAATGGCATCATTGTCCTGGCCACAGGATCGAAGCAACCAAGGGCCAAAAAC CCCGTCTTGATTGCCATTGAGCTGCTGAATGGGCACATCTACATCCACTTGGACCTCGGATCCGGAGCCTCCAAGGTGCGAGCCTCGCGACGTCGCGTGGACGATGGCGACTGGCATGACCTGATTCTTCGCCGGAATGGACGCGACGCCAAGGTGAGCGTGGATGGGGTGTGGAATGACTTCCGGACGCCCGGTGACGGCACCATCCTCGAGCTGGACGGGCACATGTACCTGGGCGGAGTGGGTCCTGCCTACAATAGCGTGTCCTGGCCAGCGGCCATTTGGACGGCGACGTTGCGCCAAGGATTCGTGGGCTGTTTGCGTGACCTGGTGCTGAGTGGCAAGGCGATCGATATAGCGGCATTTGCACGTGTCCAGGATTCGG CCTCCGTGAAGCCATCGTGCCACGTGCAGGGCAACGTGTGCAACGGCAATCCCTGCCTGAACGGAGGCACCTGCCTGGAGGGCTGGAACCGACCCATCTGCGACTGCTCGGCCACGCTGTACGGAGGACCCACCTGCGGACGGGAACTGGCCACGCTGGCCTTCAACGGCAGCCAGCACATGACCATTTGGCTGGGCAACGGGCAAGGCACCAAGACGCAGACCGAGGAGCTGGTCATCCGCTTCAAGACCTCGCGTCCAGCAGGACTCCTGCTGCTGACCAGCGCCGAGTCCAACTCGCCGGATCGTTTGGAGATCGCTCTGGTGGCGGGAAGGGTGCGGGCCAGTGTGCGGTTGAGCGATCGTGAGAAG AACTTGCTGGCCGGCCAGTCGGTGCTCAACGACAACAACTGGCACACGATCCGCTTCTCGCGCAGAGCCTCCAATCTGCGGCTACAAGTCGACGGGGCTCCCCCCGTCAGGGGTATGTTAT CCGAAACGATCCTGGGTCGCCACAGCACCATGGAGATCCGCTCGGTCCACCTGGGTGGTCTCTTCCACGCCGAGGAGGAGATCCAGATGACCTCCACCATGCCGAACTTTGTGGGCCAGATGCAGGGCTTGGTGTTCAATGGCCAACG CTATTTGGACATTGTCAAGAGCCTGGGACCGGAGCTGTCGGCTCTGCCCAGTGCCACCTTCAAGTTGACAGCCCGCTTCGTGAACTCTCCGGCCGGACAGCCCTACCATGCGGCCACGTTCCGCTCCAAGCACTCCTACGTGGGTCTGGCCATGCTGAAGGCCTACAACAGCATTTCCATTGACTTCCGCTTCAAGACCGTGGAGCCCAATGGTCTGCTGGTCTTCAATGGCGGACGACGCAACGACTTCGTGGCAGTGGAACTGGTCAATGGTCACATCCACTACACCTTCGATCTGGGAGATGGTCCAGTGACGATGAGGGACAAGTCGCGCATCCACATGAATGACAACCGCTGGCATCAGGTCAGCATCAGGCGTCCGGGACCCAAGACGCACACCCTAACCGTGGACGACTCCTTCGAGATCATCAGCCTCACCGGAAACAACATGCACTTGGAGCTGGCGGGTATCCTGTACATCGGAGGCGTCTTCAAGGACATGTACTCGAAGCTGCCGGCCTCGATCTCGTCGAGGTCCGGATTCGAGGGCTGTCTGGCCTCCCTGGATCTGGGCGATGCCTCTCCCTCGCTGACCAGCGATGCGGTGGTGCCCAGTTCACTGGTGGTCAGTGGCTGCGAGGGACCCACCAAGTGCAGCCAGAATGCGTGTGCCAACAGAGGAAACTGCGTGCAGCAGTGGAATGCCTATGCCTGCGAGTGTGACATGACCTCCTACACAGGACCCACCTGTTATGATG AATCGATTGCGTATGAGTTTGGCAACAACAAGGGCATGGTGCAGTACACATTCCCGGAGAACGCACAGGCTGACACGGAGGAGGACAACATAGCACTGGGCTTCATAACCACCAGGCCGGATGCAGTGCTCCTGCGGGTGGAGAGTGCCACCACGCAGGACTACATGGAGCTGGAGATAGTGGAGGGCAACATCTTCATGGTGTACAACATCGGCAGCGTGGACTTGCCGCTGGGCGAGATCGGGACGAAGGTGAACGACAACGCCTACCATGTGGTGCGGTTCCAGCGCAAGGGAGGCAACGCCACGCTCCAGCTGGACGACTACAATGTGCAGGCACTGACGCCGCAGA GCCACCACTCCACCGTGTTCAATACCATGTCCAACGTTCAGGTCGGCGGCAAGTTCAGCCGGAACGGTCGCACTCGAATCGAGCGGCCGTTCGCCGGCGTGATCGCCGGACTTTCGGTGAACAAGTTGCGCATCTTGGACTTGGCCGTCGAACGCGACCCCCATATCACCATCCGCGGAGATGTTCAATTGGTAACTGGAGTATTAGATAGAAATGATCTGCAGAGAATGCAGCAG
- the LOC122619287 gene encoding neurexin-1 isoform X7 → MKAPHSATYQDNYADAAMTARTRPNMDRDQQRNRNPAELRLLPAQRTSTSAFESPDLRFNKARRRRRSEQVPPVVVEYRRSYRVLIVSALLVSLAASFVTLSAGFQLDGSQNSFYTFRKWYTGLNGTLELEFKTEQPNGLVLYTDDGGTYDFFELKLVEGALRLRYNLGGGAQIITVGRELHDGHWHKVQVLRNDEQTSLIVDGVSQQRSTKGKEFQFGKFASNSDVYVGGMPNWYSSKLALLALPSVIFEPRFRGAIRNLVYADQPGGSTRRQEIKQQRDIKCGDVPCDHGELPARERPLRGVRGGNTTDACERNDPCQHGGICISTDSGPICECRNLEYDGQYCEKEKAPSEATFRGTQFLSYDLGQTGAEPIVSAQDAISFYFRTRQPNGLLFYTGHGTDYLNLALRDGGVSLTMGLANGKQEMHIKPSKVRFDDHQWHKVTVHRRIQEISSITSFCRLVTVVDDVYTDHSHIAGKFTMLSSSRVYVGGAVNPRALLGARVHTNFVGCLRKVEFSADTLNLNLIDLAKSGSKLIQVAGNLEYQCPSGDPQDPVTFTTRESHLVLPPWETGKQSSISFKFRTKEPNGIIVLATGSKQPRAKNPVLIAIELLNGHIYIHLDLGSGASKVRASRRRVDDGDWHDLILRRNGRDAKVSVDGVWNDFRTPGDGTILELDGHMYLGGVGPAYNSVSWPAAIWTATLRQGFVGCLRDLVLSGKAIDIAAFARVQDSASVKPSCHVQGNVCNGNPCLNGGTCLEGWNRPICDCSATLYGGPTCGRELATLAFNGSQHMTIWLGNGQGTKTQTEELVIRFKTSRPAGLLLLTSAESNSPDRLEIALVAGRVRASVRLSDREKNLLAGQSVLNDNNWHTIRFSRRASNLRLQVDGAPPVRGMLSETILGRHSTMEIRSVHLGGLFHAEEEIQMTSTMPNFVGQMQGLVFNGQRYLDIVKSLGPELSALPSATFKLTARFVNSPAGQPYHAATFRSKHSYVGLAMLKAYNSISIDFRFKTVEPNGLLVFNGGRRNDFVAVELVNGHIHYTFDLGDGPVTMRDKSRIHMNDNRWHQVSIRRPGPKTHTLTVDDSFEIISLTGNNMHLELAGILYIGGVFKDMYSKLPASISSRSGFEGCLASLDLGDASPSLTSDAVVPSSLVVSGCEGPTKCSQNACANRGNCVQQWNAYACECDMTSYTGPTCYDESIAYEFGNNKGMVQYTFPENAQADTEEDNIALGFITTRPDAVLLRVESATTQDYMELEIVEGNIFMVYNIGSVDLPLGEIGTKVNDNAYHVVRFQRKGGNATLQLDDYNVQALTPQSHHSTVFNTMSNVQVGGKFSRNGRTRIERPFAGVIAGLSVNKLRILDLAVERDPHITIRGDVQLVTGVLDRNDLQRMQQTPASGYPGALDDLIFSGAGSGCRGDDEDECTPPFESGSGDDLITPVYVPPTKQTTTSQQGNSLSTGGSSSGGVITNGTERACDDEDCVHGSGDYGETTEQFTSTSTARGSECEIAFIFLTVIAPWILCKFP, encoded by the exons ATGAAGGCGCCACATAGTGCAACATATCAGGATAACTATGCTGATGCGGCCATGACAGCCAGGACACGGCCGAACATGGACAGGGATCAGCAGCGAAATCGAAATCCGGCGGAGCTGAGGCTCCTACCCGCCCAGCgcacctccacctccgcctTTGAATCCCCCGACTTGCGGTTCAACAAGGCTCGCCGCCGGCGGAGAAGCGAGCAAGTGCCTCCCGTGGTCGTCGAATACCGTCGCTCCTACCGCGTGCTCATCGTCAGTGCCCTGCTGGTCAGTCTGGCGGCCAGTTTCGTGACCCTCAGCGCCGGATTCCAACTGGACGGCTCGCAGAACTCCTTCTACACCTTCCGCAAGTGGTACACCGGACTGAATGGCACCCTCGAACTGGAGTTCAAGACGGAACAGCCCAACGGATTGGTTCTCTACACCGACGACGGCGGCACCTACGACTTCTTCGAACTGAAGCTGGTGGAAGGAGCACTCCGCCTGCGATATAACCTTGGTGGCGGTGCCCAGATCATCACTGTGGGTCGGGAACTGCACGACGGCCACTGGCACAAGGTGCAGGTCCTGCGGAACGATGAGCAGACCTCGCTTATCGTGGACGGCGTTTCGCAGCAGCGGTCTACCAAGGGCAAGGAGTTCCAGTTCGGCAAGTTCGCAAGCAACTCGGACGTCTATGTGGGCGGTATGCCCAACTGGTACAGCAGCAAGCTGGCGCTGCTCGCCCTGCCATCCGTCATCTTCGAGCCGCGTTTCCGTGGCGCCATCCGCAACCTGGTCTACGCGGACCAACCTGGCGGCTCCACCAGGCGCCAGGAGATCAAGCAGCAGCGCGACATCAAGTGCGGCGATGTGCCCTGCGATCACGGCGAGCTGCCCGCCCGTGAAAGGCCGCTCAGG GGTGTTCGGGGCGGCAACACAACCGATGCCTGCGAGCGGAACGATCCTTGCCAGCACGGCGGCATCTGCATATCCACTGATTCCGGTCCAATTTGCGAGTGTCGAAACCTCGAGTACGATGGCCAGTATTGTGAGAAGGAGAAGGCGCCATCGGAAGCAACGTTCCGCGGTACACAGTTCCTCTCCTACGACTTGGGCCAGACGGGCGCCGAGCCGATAGTGAGTGCCCAGGATGCCATATCCTTCTATTTCCGCACCCGCCAGCCGAACGGTCTGCTCTTCTACACGGGCCACGGCACGGACTATCTGAATCTGGCGCTGCGGGATGGAGGCGTCTCCCTGACCATGGGCCTGGCCAATGGCAAGCAGGAGATGCACATCAAACCCTCGAAGGTGCGCTTCGACGACCACCAGTGGCACAAGGTCACTGTGCACCGTCGCATTCAGGAGATCTCCTCCATAACCAGCTTCTGTCGG CTGGTTACCGTGGTGGATGATGTCTATACGGATCACTCTCACATTGCCGGCAAATTCACCATGCTCTCCTCCTCGCGGGTTTACGTTGGCGGCGCTGTTAATCCCCGGGCTCTTTTGGGCGCCCGTGTGCACACCAACTTCGTGGGATGCCTGCGCAAAGTGGAGTTCTCGGCGGATACGCTTAATCTGAACCTCATTGACCTGGCCAAGAGCGGCTCCAAGCTGATCCAGGTAGCTGGCAATCTGGAATACCAGTGCCCCAGTGGGGATCCACAGGATCCCGTGACCTTCACCACTCGCGAATCGCATTTG GTCCTTCCTCCCTGGGAAACTGGCAAGCAGAGTTCCATAAGCTTCAAATTTCGCACCAAGGAGCCGAATGGCATCATTGTCCTGGCCACAGGATCGAAGCAACCAAGGGCCAAAAAC CCCGTCTTGATTGCCATTGAGCTGCTGAATGGGCACATCTACATCCACTTGGACCTCGGATCCGGAGCCTCCAAGGTGCGAGCCTCGCGACGTCGCGTGGACGATGGCGACTGGCATGACCTGATTCTTCGCCGGAATGGACGCGACGCCAAGGTGAGCGTGGATGGGGTGTGGAATGACTTCCGGACGCCCGGTGACGGCACCATCCTCGAGCTGGACGGGCACATGTACCTGGGCGGAGTGGGTCCTGCCTACAATAGCGTGTCCTGGCCAGCGGCCATTTGGACGGCGACGTTGCGCCAAGGATTCGTGGGCTGTTTGCGTGACCTGGTGCTGAGTGGCAAGGCGATCGATATAGCGGCATTTGCACGTGTCCAGGATTCGG CCTCCGTGAAGCCATCGTGCCACGTGCAGGGCAACGTGTGCAACGGCAATCCCTGCCTGAACGGAGGCACCTGCCTGGAGGGCTGGAACCGACCCATCTGCGACTGCTCGGCCACGCTGTACGGAGGACCCACCTGCGGACGGGAACTGGCCACGCTGGCCTTCAACGGCAGCCAGCACATGACCATTTGGCTGGGCAACGGGCAAGGCACCAAGACGCAGACCGAGGAGCTGGTCATCCGCTTCAAGACCTCGCGTCCAGCAGGACTCCTGCTGCTGACCAGCGCCGAGTCCAACTCGCCGGATCGTTTGGAGATCGCTCTGGTGGCGGGAAGGGTGCGGGCCAGTGTGCGGTTGAGCGATCGTGAGAAG AACTTGCTGGCCGGCCAGTCGGTGCTCAACGACAACAACTGGCACACGATCCGCTTCTCGCGCAGAGCCTCCAATCTGCGGCTACAAGTCGACGGGGCTCCCCCCGTCAGGGGTATGTTAT CCGAAACGATCCTGGGTCGCCACAGCACCATGGAGATCCGCTCGGTCCACCTGGGTGGTCTCTTCCACGCCGAGGAGGAGATCCAGATGACCTCCACCATGCCGAACTTTGTGGGCCAGATGCAGGGCTTGGTGTTCAATGGCCAACG CTATTTGGACATTGTCAAGAGCCTGGGACCGGAGCTGTCGGCTCTGCCCAGTGCCACCTTCAAGTTGACAGCCCGCTTCGTGAACTCTCCGGCCGGACAGCCCTACCATGCGGCCACGTTCCGCTCCAAGCACTCCTACGTGGGTCTGGCCATGCTGAAGGCCTACAACAGCATTTCCATTGACTTCCGCTTCAAGACCGTGGAGCCCAATGGTCTGCTGGTCTTCAATGGCGGACGACGCAACGACTTCGTGGCAGTGGAACTGGTCAATGGTCACATCCACTACACCTTCGATCTGGGAGATGGTCCAGTGACGATGAGGGACAAGTCGCGCATCCACATGAATGACAACCGCTGGCATCAGGTCAGCATCAGGCGTCCGGGACCCAAGACGCACACCCTAACCGTGGACGACTCCTTCGAGATCATCAGCCTCACCGGAAACAACATGCACTTGGAGCTGGCGGGTATCCTGTACATCGGAGGCGTCTTCAAGGACATGTACTCGAAGCTGCCGGCCTCGATCTCGTCGAGGTCCGGATTCGAGGGCTGTCTGGCCTCCCTGGATCTGGGCGATGCCTCTCCCTCGCTGACCAGCGATGCGGTGGTGCCCAGTTCACTGGTGGTCAGTGGCTGCGAGGGACCCACCAAGTGCAGCCAGAATGCGTGTGCCAACAGAGGAAACTGCGTGCAGCAGTGGAATGCCTATGCCTGCGAGTGTGACATGACCTCCTACACAGGACCCACCTGTTATGATG AATCGATTGCGTATGAGTTTGGCAACAACAAGGGCATGGTGCAGTACACATTCCCGGAGAACGCACAGGCTGACACGGAGGAGGACAACATAGCACTGGGCTTCATAACCACCAGGCCGGATGCAGTGCTCCTGCGGGTGGAGAGTGCCACCACGCAGGACTACATGGAGCTGGAGATAGTGGAGGGCAACATCTTCATGGTGTACAACATCGGCAGCGTGGACTTGCCGCTGGGCGAGATCGGGACGAAGGTGAACGACAACGCCTACCATGTGGTGCGGTTCCAGCGCAAGGGAGGCAACGCCACGCTCCAGCTGGACGACTACAATGTGCAGGCACTGACGCCGCAGA GCCACCACTCCACCGTGTTCAATACCATGTCCAACGTTCAGGTCGGCGGCAAGTTCAGCCGGAACGGTCGCACTCGAATCGAGCGGCCGTTCGCCGGCGTGATCGCCGGACTTTCGGTGAACAAGTTGCGCATCTTGGACTTGGCCGTCGAACGCGACCCCCATATCACCATCCGCGGAGATGTTCAATTGGTAACTGGAGTATTAGATAGAAATGATCTGCAGAGAATGCAGCAG
- the LOC122620734 gene encoding valacyclovir hydrolase: MLGNLCRLFGARSPITRRLVHTERKVRVNGSDLNIVESGSGERSLLLMPGALGSAWTDFRPQIEQLPKLLPGHTIIAWDPPGYGKSVPPQRKFGLEFFREDAQAAVDLMRALDRPRFSILGWSDGGITALIVAGRHAEAVDRLAIWGAGAYLNADEVKALKNIRDVAKWSPRMREPMEKVYGVERFPQLWAEWVDAACAFYDQRDGDFCRAEVEQIKIPTFILHGKKDPMIAAEHIPWLRERLPHANYYEFPEGKHNIHLRYAEEFNKLVADFFNKND, encoded by the coding sequence ATGCTGGGCAATCTGTGCCGACTTTTTGGTGCCCGTTCCCCGATCACCAGGCGCTTGGTGCACACGGAACGGAAAGTTCGGGTGAATGGCTCCGATTTGAACATCGTGGAGAGCGGCAGTGGGGAGCGGAGTCTGCTCCTGATGCCAGGAGCACTGGGTTCCGCCTGGACCGACTTTAGGCCTCAGATCGAGCAGTTGCCTAAACTGCTGCCGGGACACACTATCATCGCCTGGGATCCGCCGGGTTACGGCAAATCAGTGCCGCCTCAGCGCAAGTTTGGCCTTGAATTCTTTCGAGAGGATGCTCAGGCAGCCGTGGATTTGATGCGTGCTCTGGACAGACCACGCTTCTCGATACTGGGCTGGAGTGATGGAGGCATTACGGCCCTCATAGTCGCAGGTCGCCACGCAGAGGCTGTGGATCGCCTAGCCATCTGGGGAGCAGGTGCCTACTTGAACGCCGACGAAGTCAAGGCCCTCAAGAACATCCGGGATGTAGCCAAGTGGTCGCCGCGCATGCGCGAGCCCATGGAGAAGGTTTACGGCGTAGAGAGATTCCCCCAATTGTGGGCTGAATGGGTGGACGCCGCATGCGCCTTCTATGACCAACGGGATGGAGACTTCTGTCGCGCCGAAGTTGAACAAATAAAGATACCTACTTTTATACTGCACGGCAAAAAGGATCCCATGATAGCGGCGGAGCACATTCCTTGGCTGCGGGAGCGATTGCCTCATGCGAATTACTACGAGTTTCCCGAGGGCAAGCACAATATCCATCTACGTTATGCGGAGGAGTTTAACAAACTGGTGGCTGACTTCTTTAACAAAAATGACTAA
- the LOC122620364 gene encoding protein D3 gives MDDIVPDVLDAVPAGTIKVAYGDGLEVKQGNELTPTQVKDQPNVSWSGLEGKSNLLTLLMVDPDAPTRQDPKYREILHWAVVNIPGSNVDPSGGHPVAAYVGSGPPEGTGLHRYIFLLYRQENKIEETPTIPNTIRAGRLNFKARDFAAKHGLGEPIAANYYQAQYDDYVPIRNKSIVG, from the exons ATGGATGATATAGTGCCCGATGTGCTGGATGCGGTTCCCGCTGGCACCATAAAGGTCGCCTATGGCGATGGCCTGGAGGTGAAGCAGGGTAACGAGCTGACCCCCACCCAGGTGAAGGATCAACCGAATGTCAGCTGGTCTGGTCTGGAGGGAAAGTCCAACCTATTAACCCTGCTCATGGTGGATCCCGATGCTCCGACTCGCCAGGATCCAAAGTACCGTGAGATTCTGCACTGGGCTGTGGTCAACATTCCCGGCAGCAACGTGGATCCTTCCGGTGGCCATCCTGTGGCAGCCTACGTTGGATCTGGTCCGCCGGAGGGCACTGGCCTGCATCGGTATATTTTCCTGCTCTACCGCCAGGAAAACAAGATCGAGGAGACGCCCACTATACCCAATAC TATTCGCGCAGGCCGTTTGAACTTCAAAGCCCGGGATTTTGCCGCCAAGCACGGATTGGGTGAACCCATTGCCGCCAATTACTACCAGGCCCAGTACGATGACTATGTGCCCATTCGGAATAAATCAATCGTAGGCTAG
- the LOC122620365 gene encoding protein D3, producing MDTAGIIPDIIDVKPASKATITYPSGAQVELGKELTPTQVKDQPTVVFDAEPNALYTILLVDPDAPSREDPKFRELLHWLVINIPGNKVSEGQTIAEYIGAGPREGTGLHRYVFLVFKQNEKITTEKFVSKTSRTGRINVKARDYIQKYSFGGPVAGNFFQAQYDDYVKTLIETVQ from the coding sequence ATGGACACCGCCGGCATTATTCCCGACATCATCGACGTCAAGCCCGCCTCCAAGGCAACCATCACCTATCCTTCCGGCGCTCAGGTTGAGCTGGGCAAGGAGCTGACTCCCACTCAGGTGAAGGACCAGCCCACGGTCGTCTTCGATGCCGAGCCCAACGCTCTGTACACCATCCTGTTGGTGGACCCCGACGCACCCAGCCGCGAGGACCCCAAGTTCCGTGAGCTGCTCCACTGGCTGGTGATCAACATTCCCGGCAACAAGGTGTCCGAGGGCCAGACCATCGCCGAGTACATCGGTGCTGGACCCCGTGAGGGAACCGGCCTGCACCGCTACGTCTTCCTGGTGTTCAAGCAGAACGAGAAGATCACCACCGAGAAGTTCGTGTCCAAGACCAGCCGCACCGGCCGCATCAACGTCAAGGCCCGCGACTACATCCAGAAGTACAGCTTCGGCGGTCCCGTGGCCGGCAATTTCTTTCAGGCCCAGTACGATGACTACGTGAAGACCCTCATCGAGACGGTCCAGTAA